From Triticum urartu cultivar G1812 chromosome 2, Tu2.1, whole genome shotgun sequence, a single genomic window includes:
- the LOC125538621 gene encoding cytochrome P450 87A3-like — MNEHIEGKENKERTDTGGQYCAGPIVARGANHRREKKRCPNQLRLAYCETDVRLAPTIEEHNNIRKRRIDPDSEITWEEYKSMKFTSHVIHEALRLANIAPLMFRKATEEVHIKGYTLPKGSKIMVNPSSIYLDPTVYKDPSVFNPWRWKDTTEPAGGSSKEFMAFGGGLRLCVGVDFAKLQMAIFLHCLVTKYR, encoded by the exons ATGAACGAACATATAGAAGGAAAAGAGAATAAAGAACGAACAGACACCGGAGGCCAGTACTGTGCCGGCCCAATAGTAGCGAGGGGAGCGAACCACCGACGCGAGAAAAAGCGCTGCCCCAATCAGCTACGCCTCGCTTACTGCGAGACGGACGTTCGCCTCGCCCCAACAATC GAGGAGCACAACAACATTCGGAAAAGAAGGATTGATCCTGACTCTGAAATCACATGGGAGGAATACAAGTCCATGAAATTTACATCTCAT GTCATACATGAAGCATTAAGGCTGGCTAACATTGCTCCCTTAATGTTTAGAAAAGCAACAGAGGAAGTTCATATTAAAG GTTACACTCTTCCAAAAGGATCAAAGATCATGGTTAATCCTTCTAGCATTTATCTGGATCCTACGGTTTACAAGGATCCTAGTGTGTTCAATCCCTGGAGGTGGAAG GATACTACTGAACCAGCTGGTGGCTCCTCAAAGGAGTTCATGGCCTTTGGAGGCGGGCTACGATTATGTGTTGGTGTCGACTTTGCTAAGCTACAAATGGCCATATTCCTGCATTGCTTAGTTACCAAATATAGGTGA